The sequence GACGGGGGTGTTTTCGGCCTTGCGGGCTACACGATCAAGATCACCGGCGGTACGGACAGGACCGGCATCCCAGCACGCCGCGACCTCCCCGGGCCGGCACGGAGGAGAATCCTGCTCTCCGAGGGCGTCGGGTTCCACCCGGTTATGGAGGGGCAGCGCCGCAGGAAGTCGGTGCGCGGAAACGAGATCAGCGCCGACTTCGTCCAGATCAACGCCGCCGTGAAACAGCGCGGTGCAAAACCCTTAACTGAATACTTCGAAGAGCCGAAGGCGGCTGCCGAATAAATCAGCACCCCTCTTTTTTGAGAAGTCCTGTCCCGGGAGGTGAGACTGTCTCTCCGGGCAGTTCTGTACCCGATCACGCCGTGGGGTTCACGAGACCGTGATTCTAGCGGGAGTGGACCGTTGCATCTAAATCTTCCAAAACTTCTTGGTTTTGGTACTTGATAGGCTCTCGGCCGTCAACTCCATCACGCCCGGGCAGGGTTTCCCCTGGATATCCCCCGTGGCGAAGAGCCACCACTGTCTCCGGGGAAGGCGCATATCATGCGTACAACCTCTCTCGCCCTGCTTCATGAACATTTCATATGCAACGTTCACCCGGAAGGCCGCGTTGCCGCGGTAGTTCGCGTGCAACCGTTCATCTCCCTCACGCGCCAGGGTCCACAAAATAAGGTGAAATAGCCCGGTAGTTCGTCTCGCTCCGGTGGCGCATTCCGGGGGCGAAGGAGTTTAGAGGGGCCAAAACGCTGCAAAAAGCAGCCGGGCTCACCCCTACCTCCTCTTCACGACCTCCCTCTTGAGGGAATCCAGTTTATCCTCGAACGCCACCCTGTATTTCTTGGCGAGGACGACCACCCCCGCCTCCACGCGGAGGTTGCCGTCGAAGTGGTCGACGACCTGGTGGAGTTCCGCGACGATCTCCTGCGGCGGCTTCCCGGTCGCGGTGGCGATCCGCCCGATCAGTTCCTCGTAGGGGCTCTCCTTCACCAGGACGTCGGAGGTGGGCTTGAACCCGAGCGGTATCGAGACCTCCGCGACGTCAAAGAGCAGCCTGATGGTTCCGCCGTCCATCTCGACGAGCCCCTCCGACCTTGCCCGCTCCAGGAGCTGGTTCGCCTGCTCCTTGTTCATCCACTTCCGGTCGATAGCGATGTAGAAGACGAACTCGCTCCTCTGCAACCGGTCTTTGCGCATGTGTTTGAACGGCGCGGCAACGGCAATCTTTACGCTCACTCGCAGGCACCTTTCAGGAATGTTCGCAGGTCCATCGCGTCCATGTCGCCGTGTGGACTCTCCTTTGCGGCATAGCACTCGGTCACCGGTCCTTTGTCGACGATTCGGAGGTAGAAGACGTTCTCCGCGACCGGGAGCCTTTTTTCAGGGGTGAGCAGCGTCCTCTGGAAGTCCACCCGGAAATCAACCGCCTCACTGGTCTTCTCGGAGAGCGGTATCAGGTCATCGAGGTCCAGGAACTGTGTCCGCCCGTCCGCGACCTGGATGATCATCCGTTCCTTGACGAGGCCGCCGCTGCCCTTCGAGGTCGTATGGGTGTTATGCAGCCGCGCTATGCACGAAAGGACATCCCGGAACGGCCGGGCGAGTTCAAAATCGAGGTCAATTTGTTGGGGGAAACGGTGGTATATCCTGCGCATCACTAGAGGTGAGGTGCGCGGAACGTAAAAAAGGATATGATCCCGCCGACTGCCTGTTTCGTGGGGCCACACAAAGGCTTTTTAACATCCCCGGCCCCCTTCACCAGGCCATGACGGATCAGGTTACGCTCCTGCAGATGAACGACTCGCACGGTTACCTGGAACTGCACCCCGAGCTCTTCTGGGCCGGAGATCGGGCCGAATACCTGATGGCCGGGGGCTATGCCCGGATAGCCGCACTCCTTGACGCGGTGCGGGATGCGCGGCCGGGGAGGGTGCTCGCGTTTGACTGCGGCGACACCATCCACGGGACCTACCCTGCTGTGCAGTCAGGGGGGGAGGCGCTCGTCCCGGTCCTCAACGCTCTGGGATTCGATGCCATGACCGCCCACTGGGAGTTCGCCTACGGCCCGGAGCAGTTCCGGAAGGTCGCCCGCGGCCTCGACTACCCGGTCCTTGCCGTGAACTGCTACGACGATTCCAGCGGCGACCTCGTCTTTCCGCCCTACACCGTCTGCGAGACCGATGGGCTCCAGGTGGGCGTCATCGGGATCGCCGCTACAATCGTCGACAAGGTGATGCCGAAATCCTTCTCTGAGGGGATCCACTTCACCCTGGGGAACGAGGAACTCCCGGGGTATATCGCCCGGCTCCGCGACGAAGAGGGTGTGGACCTGATCGTGGTGATATCGCACCTCGGCTTTCCCCAGGAGGTGAAACTCGTCCGGGAGGTGGACGGGATCGACGTCCTTCTCTCGGGGCACACCCACAACCGCCTCTTTGAACCGGCGGTTGTGAACGAGACCATCATCATCCAGTCCGGCTGCCACGGCTCCTTCCTCGGGCGGCTTGACCTTACGGTCGAGAACCGGCGGGTGACGAAGTTCGACCACGACCTCATCGTCGTCGGTGAGGCTATCCAGCCCCGCCCCGAGATCGAAGAGATGATCGGGAAGGTCATGGACCCGCACCGCGAGCGCCTCTCCCGGGTCGTCGGCGAGACCCGGACGGGGCTCAACCGCAACACGGTCCTTGAGGCCACGATGGACAACCTCCTGCTCCAGGCGCTCCTCGATCTCACCGGCGCCGATATGGCGTTCTCCAACGGCTGGCGCTACGGGGCCCCGGTGCCGCCGGGCCCGGTCACGGTAAACGACCTCTGGAACATCATCCCGGTGAATCCCCAGGTCTCGACGGTCGAGATCACGGGCCGGGAACTGCGGGCGATGATGGAGGAAAACCTGGAGCGGACCTTCGCGCGCGACCCCTACGACCAGATGGGCGGCTACATGAAGCGGTGTATGGGGGTCAACCTCTACTGCAGGCTCGAGAACGCGCCCGGGCTTCGTATCCAGGAGTTCTTTGCGGGAGGAAAGAGGCTTGATCCAGACGCCGTCTACCAGGCCGCGTTCGTCACCAGCCAGGGCGTGCCTGCGAACTACGGGGAGAACCGGGAGGTCCTGGATACCAGCGCGATCGAGGCGCTCGAGCGCTACCTCGCGCTCGGGCCTGTCAGCGCCGACCTCCGCGGGAGCGTGGTGGCGATATGACGCCCGGGCTTACCGTGGCCCCATTGGACCATTGCATCTGATATTTCTATGCGATTGTTACGTCACGCAGAAGTGCGCGAAGGGGGCTATACCGCCCGGCAACCGAACTTCGCGTCCTTCGCGCCTTCGCGTGCGATTGATGATCCGTCCAAACACCTACAAAATAAGGTGAAATGATTCACTCATCTATGCAAGCGAGCGTGACAGGGCGCCCGTGACCCTGAACAACGCAAAAGATCCTCTTCGCCGGTTCCCGGGGCGGGGGCGTATGCCGGCGGCCCGAACACCGCCCGCATGGACCTGCTCGCAGGCTCCGGTGCCCGGTTCGTAGCCAGCGCAAACACGTAATTCCACACCCGGAACCTGACGGAGGAGGACTTCCCCGGCTACGTGGAGACGGTTCCCTCCGGCGTCGTGGAACCGGTCATCAGGCCGGCGAAGGGCCGGCGCTGCCTCCGGCCGTTAAAAAAAGGATATCTTATGCAAGCAGGACTGCGTTCACAACGCCGTCCTGGCCTGGTCTGCTGACGATCCGCGCGCGCCCCATATCTGTCCTGATGACGGCGCCCCTGGTCAGGAGGCCCCGCCTGACGTAGTTCGGGTTGGCGCTGTTTGCCTCGACCGCCTCTATCTTCGCTTTCCTGGTCTCGCCGGTTGCGGGGTCTGCGACTGTTGCGTAGTCCATCCGGAGTGCCCGGACCTTCTGGTTGCCCCCGTAGGTGCGGATAACCTTCCTGCGCTCTTCACCAATGTGTGTCTCTGCCGGAGCTCTTCCGATCTCCGACCGCTTCTTGCCCTGGGAGGTGTGGTAGCGTCCGCCCGTCGGCTTCCGTACTGATCTTCCTTGCCACTGCATGTGACCACCGATATACTTTCTTGAGGACGCGATGCCCGTCGTCGGGTTGCAATCTCTCGTTAAAGTGCTATAACTATTCGGGGGGAGGGTATTTAATCGTGCTGATCACGCGAGGATCGCATCCAGCAGTTCCTCGATCCCTTCCCCGGTCTTCATGTTCGTCCGGAAGATCTGCATCTCCGGGTTGTAGCGGCGCATATCCCGCTCCATCCGGTCGAGGTTGGCGCCGACGAACGGAGCGAGGTCAACCTTGTTGATGACGCCGATGGTGCTGCCGCGAAACATCATCGGGTGTTTGTTCACCACGTCGTCCCCTTCGGTGGAACTGATGATGACAATCCTCTTCTCGGCGCCCAGCCTGAAGTCTGTCGGGCAGATCATGTTGCCGACGTTCTCGATGAAGAGGATGTCGATATCGTCAAGCGGGAGGTGCTCGATGGCGTGCTCCACGAGATGGGCGTCGAGGTGACACTCCTTCCCGGTGTTCGCGTTGTAGGCTGGAACCCCGAGGGCGACGATCCGCTGGAAATCGTCGTCGCCGTAGACGTCCCCTGCGATGGCGCCGACGCGGAGCCCCCGCTCCCGGATCAGGGGTACGAGCCGCTCGATCGTGGCGGTCTTCCCCGACCCGATAGCGCCGAGGAGGTCGAACGCCCGGATACCGTGCTTCTTGAGGAGTCCCGCGTTGGCGTCTGCGATGCGGTTGTTGACGTCGTAGATGTCCTTCTCCACATGGACGTCGATATGGTGCATGGTTAGTACTATTGATCATGATATGTTTATAGGTTAACACCCAAACACTACGGCAATGAGCGCGGAGCGCATCCTGTACCCCTGTTATTTCGATGCCACCCTGCAGCGGCGGGAGGGACGCCGTGTCCCGAAGGAACTCGGCGTGAAGTCCCCCGACCTCCCTGCTATCGAGGCAGTACTTCGGAAGATGAAGGTCCCATACCGCCTGGAGGGGCACCACCATCCCGCCCGGTGGGCGGAGCGTGAAGGCCGGATCGTGGCTGAATGGGAAGGGAGCAAGGAGGACCTGATCCGGCGGGTCGCAAAACGCCTCGGGGACCGGAAGTGACCGGGATGTACGACCTGCACACCCATACCATCCTCTCAGACGGTGAACTGCTCCCGACGGAGCTTGTCCGACGCGCGGCCGTGCTCGGCTACGACACCATTGCCATCACCGATCATGCGGATGCATCAAACCTCGCGCACCTGGTGGAAGCGGTGGGCGAGGTCCGGGATTCGGCGCAGTGTTACGACGTGGACCTGCTTGTTGGGGTGGAACTCACCCATGTCCCGCCGTCCCTGATCCCGGGGCTTGCGCGCGACGCAAAACGGCGTGGTGCTGATATCGTCGTGGTCCACGGTGAGACGGTGATGGAACCGGTCGCTCCCGGGACCAACCGCGCCGCCTGCACATGCGATTATGTGGATGTGCTCGGCCACCCCGGGCTCCTCTCGATTGAGGATGCGCTTGAAGCAGCGAAGCGCGGGATAGCGCTTGAGATAACGTCCCGTGCGGGGCATAACCGGACGAACGGCCACGTTGTGCAGGTGGCGCGGGAGGCCGGCTGCCGGCTCGTTGTCGATTCGGATACACATGCGCCGTCTGATCTGATGTCAAAGGATGCACGGTGGGCGGTTGCGCTCGGCGCCGGGCTGACGGAGGCGGAATCGCGGGAGGTTCTCTCTCAGGATATAAAGCGGCTTCTCCATCTGTGAGATGGAGTATTTATAATTTAGCAAAACATTTTTATACTCATAGCGTCAATATATATACGTTACTAAATATATCTAGCTAAGAGTATACCTTCGAGGTTGCAGTTTGCGGTTAGTCGGTCGTTCTGTAAGTATCTGCAGTAATCGCTTGTTAATCTTGCGATGTGATGCTGCCCAGTTGCCCCGCCTCTATGGTGAGGTTGTAGATCGCCGGTTAAAACCCGTAGGGAAGGTAGTTGACATCTTTGGGAATATATCATCTCCCTATGCCGTAGTCCTCTGCTACAAAGGCTGCCCCGTGCAGGTTGGCGAAAAAATCTTTGCAAAATAGGTGAATAATCGATGGCTGAAGTTGAAAAAATAAAACAGCTGCAGATGCAGCGTGAAGCCCTGAAGAAGAGAGGGGAGCAGAAGGTCAAAGAGACGGAGAAGAAACGTCACGAAGAGAGTGTCCAGTCTGTCTGTCCCGAGTGCGGCAGCCGCCAGCTCGTCCACGACTACGAGCGTGCTGAACTCGTATGTCAGAGCTGTGGTCTTGTCCTTGATGAGGAGTTCATCGACCGCGGTCCCGAGTGGCGTGCTTTCGACCACGATCAGCGCATGAAGCGCTCCCGTGTCGGCGCACCGATGACGTTCACGATCCACGACAAGGGTCTCTCGACGATGATCGACTGGAGGAACCGCGACTCCTACGGTCGTGCTATCTCGAGCAAGAACCGCGCCCAGCTCTACCGTCTCCGGAAGTGGCAGCGGCGTATCAGGGTCTCGAACGCGACCGAGCGGAACCTGGCGTTTGCGCTCTCGGAACTGGACCGGATGGCGTCTGCGCTCGGGCTGCCCCGGAACGTGCGCGAGACTGCAGCGGTGGTCTACCGCGACGCGGTTGACAAGAACCTGATCCGCGGTCGGAGTATCGAGGGTGTCGCTGCAGCGGCGCTGTATGCGGCGTGCCGCCAGTGCAGCGTGCCCCGGACACTCGACGAGGTCGCAGAGGTCTCCCGGGTATCGAGAAAGGAGATCGGGCGTACCTACCGGTTCATCTCCCGTGAGCTTGGGCTCAAGCTCCTGCCGACGTCACCGATCGACTATGTACCGCGCTTCTGCTCGGGCCTGAACCTGAAGGGTGAGGTCCAGAGCCGGGCTGTCGAGATCCTCAGGCAGGCAGGCGAGCGCGAACTTACGAGCGGCAGAGGCCCAACGGGCGTCGCAGCGGCCGCCATTTATATCTCCTCGATCCTTGGCGGCGAGCGGCGCACCCAGCGTGAGGTCGCTGAGGTTGCGGGCGTGACCGAGGTCACGATCAGGAACAGATATAAGGAACTGGCAGAAAAGTTAGATAGTGAGATCATACTCTGATCTCATCTCTTTGGGCCTGTAGATCAGGGGTAGATCGTTGCGTTCGCAACGCAAAGGCCGCGGGTTCAAATCCCGCCGGGTCCATTTCTTCTGTTCTTCAATCGTTTCTCAATCCTTATTCCCGTCGTTTCCTTGCGAGGATCATCATTACGCCGATGAATCCAGCGATCTCGATGAGCGCGCCCGCTCCTCCTGCGGTGGTGGGCGTGGGCACACGTGGGGGGCATCCTCAGTGGGCGTTGTCGTCACCGGCGGCAGAGGCCGCAGAGGGTGATGCGCTCAGCCGCCACCGCAAGGAGCCGGGCGTTGCCCGTGAAGGCGAGGTCGTTTACGTCCCCGCTCACGTTCGCCGTCCTGGAACGGTTGCCGTTTCCATCGAGGAGGAGCACCCTGCCCGCCCTGGTTCCGGCGGCGATGCATCCCCCGGCATCCGCGACGGCAACCGTGGTTACGGGGCTCCCCACACTCACGTTCTATGGGACCGTGCCGTCCTGCCTGAGGCAGACGATCTTCCCGCTCCCGGTCCCTGCGACCGCATACCACCGTCTGCAGTGATCGCGACATCGCTGACGATGCCTCCCGTTGAGGCGGCGTGGTAGGAGGCTTCAGCGGCCACCGCCGGGGCCAGGACGACGAGCAGGGCGATCAGTGCTATTCTTCTCATGGGGACTCTTCTCCAGACGTCTATTTTCATGATAGGGTTCTTAAACGCTTCCGGCCGGCTGCAGAAACCTTGAAGGGCCGCATTGCAGATTATCTCATATGATGAAGAGGCCCGAAGAAGCGGTCTCCCGCTTCATGGGAGGCTACAACTGTGCACAGGCGGTCAGTTCGGTCTTTGCAGCCGACCTCGGGGTTCCCGAAGAGGTCATCCTCAGGGCAGCCACGGGGTTTGGCGGCGGGATAGGGCACACCGGGGGTGCCTGTGGGGCCGTCTCCGGGGCTGTCCTTGTCCTCGGGCTCTCGTTCGGGAGCACCGGACCCGCTGAGAAGGAGGCGAAGGACGAGACCTACGCACTCGTCCGGGAGTTCGTCACCCGGTTCACCATCAGGAACGGCGCCGTATCCTGCACCGGACTTCTCGGGTGCGACCTCTCGACCGACGAGGGGCTCGCGCGAGCCAGGGAGCAGAACCTCGCCCGGACCACCTGCCCCCGATATATCAGGGACGCGGTCGAGATCCTCGAGGAGATCCTCGGACCCGTCACTTCCGGGCCGGCCCGGGGTCGGTGACGGCCTCCGGGAGCCCGAAGACCCGCCGCAGATCTCTAGGATCCAGGTTCTTTGCTGCCAGCGCCCATTTCTCGATCGTGTGCCAGGAGAGGAACGCCAGCGGGAGCACCAGCAGGAACGAAAGCCCGCAGAGCGCCGGGAGGGAGAGGGTGTTCCCCGAGGCCTGGATGAGCGCCTGCTGGATCGGATAGTGGTAGACGTACATGCCGTAGGAGAAGTCCCCTGCCCTTCCAAAGTTGTTCAGGAGCGGGACCCGGATCTGTGCAGCGTAGAGGACGAGGTAGGGAATACAGATCACCCCGGCGACCGGGGGGTGGGGCGTCAGCACCGAGAGCCCGAGCACCACGAGCAGGATCCCGGCGACGAGCGGCCGATAGGTGATGTGCTGCCGGTGGAGGGAGAAGTAAGCGCCGATGAGGAAGTAGAGGGTGAACCTGACCTTTGCCATCCTGGGGTCGTCGAACCAGGCCATCCAGAGGAGGATGTTCACCGCGGCAAGACCGATGATGGCACCCCGCCGCCGCAGGAGCCCGGCGAGTCCCAGGACCGCGACGACCCCGTACATCACGACCTCGACCGGTATCACCCAGAGCGAACCGTTCACGTACGTCACCGGGTTTTCCTGAAAGAGCCCTATTACACCTCCGTTCTCGAAGAACGGGGTCGAGAAAACCCCTTCCAGGGAGAAGAGGGCGCCGTAATACTCAGCCGGGGGAAGAGACGTCATCAGCGGCCCGATGACGAAGAGCGTGATGAAGACCGCGGGGACGAGGGCCGGGACGATCCTGAGAAACCGTTTCCAGGCAAACCGGAGCGGGGATGCGGTCGACTCCCAGCTTATCGGTATCAGGTAGCCGCTGATGACGAAGAATGTCGCAAGCGCCGCCTGCCCCATGAGCAGGACGGGGTCGTAGAGCCGCATGTTCGGGTAGCCCACCGTGAGCGAGTAGGCGTGCGTGACGATGACGGCCGCCGCCGCGACAAACCGCAGGAAGTCAAAGTTGTTTGAGAACCGGGCCGCACCCGCAGAACCGCTCCCACTCCCCGGGTACTGTGCGTTCATGTCGATCAGGATATCCTGTTCACCTGTGGTCTGGCAACGATTAAGTAGTTAGTTATGTATCTCCCTCGTATGGACCCGCTGGTCGTCGCCACGTTTGCCGTCGTCGCCCTGCTCGAGATCGCAATCCCGCTCGCGCTCGGTTACTGGATTGTTCGGAGGTTCGGTGTCCCGTGGCGGGTCTTCGGGCTCGGCGCCCTCTTCTTCATCGCCGTGCAGGTCGTCCACACCCCGCTCGTCCTCGTAACACAGGGCCCGCTCTACCGCTCTCTCCTGCCGCTCGGCACAACAACGACCCTCGCGGTCATCGCTCTTTACCTCGGCCTCCTCGCCGGGCTCTTCGAGGAGATCGGCCGCTACCTCGTCTATCGCTACTACTTCCGGCGCCGGGACATTCCCCTCACCCGGGAAACCGGTCTCCAGTTTGGGGCCGGGTGGGGCGGCGTCGAGAGCATCATCGTCGCGCTCCTCGTCCTCTCGAGCATGCTCTCCTACATCCTCCTCACCGGCGACGGCGGGATCATCCCCCTGCCCGACGACCCCGCCGTTATGGCACAGGTCGAGGCCCTTAGGGGTCTCACACCGCTCGATATCCTGCCAGGGCTTTTTGAGCGGATGATGACGATCACTCTGCACATTGCCTGGTCGCTCATGGTGCTTGCCGCCGTTGTCTATGATAGAAAGGCGCTCCTTGCCCTTGCCGTGCTCTGGCACGCCGCCGTGGATGCCGCAGCAGTCTTCCTCGCCCAGACGCAGGGAATCCTGGTGACCGAGGCGGTGATATTCGTCTTCGCGGTCGCCGGCCTTGGGTACATCCTCATGCAGTGGCGAAGGATGGGGGAGCAGGCTGCTTCTTAACCGGTCCACTCGTGCAGGTATCCCCGGCGTTCGAGCGGCTCTCCGTCCGCGAGCACCACCCGCTCCGGGATGACCTCGCCGATGACGTGCGCCTCGACCCCGGGGACCGGGAGGACGTCGGGGGGTGCAGAGAAGAGGAGTTCAAAGTCCCCCCCGCCGTAGAGCGCAAGCTCCCGGGCTTCGTCCTCCGGGACACCGGCCGGGAGCGGGAGACGACCGGTATCAACCGAAAACCCGCAGTCGTTCACCGCTAACAGGTCGTAGAGCGAGAGGGCAAGGCCGTCTGAGATATCCATCATCGCCGAGACCCCGGCACGGCCGAGGATCTCTCCCTCCTTCGTGCGGGGCTGGGGCTCGAGGAGTTCCTTCCTGTGCCGGTCGTAGCCGACGAGAGCGGCCTGTGCCTCCCCGAGCGGCCCGGTGACCGCGATGACGTCTCCCGGCCGTGCCCCCCGCCGCCTGACCAGGTGCTCCGGGGCGACGGTCCCGAGCCCCGTGCTCACGAGTGTGAGTTCCCGGTGGGCGTCGAGGTCCCCGCCCACGAGTTCCGCACCGGCCGCCGCA is a genomic window of Methanoculleus bourgensis MS2 containing:
- a CDS encoding transcription initiation factor IIB, yielding MAEVEKIKQLQMQREALKKRGEQKVKETEKKRHEESVQSVCPECGSRQLVHDYERAELVCQSCGLVLDEEFIDRGPEWRAFDHDQRMKRSRVGAPMTFTIHDKGLSTMIDWRNRDSYGRAISSKNRAQLYRLRKWQRRIRVSNATERNLAFALSELDRMASALGLPRNVRETAAVVYRDAVDKNLIRGRSIEGVAAAALYAACRQCSVPRTLDEVAEVSRVSRKEIGRTYRFISRELGLKLLPTSPIDYVPRFCSGLNLKGEVQSRAVEILRQAGERELTSGRGPTGVAAAAIYISSILGGERRTQREVAEVAGVTEVTIRNRYKELAEKLDSEIIL
- a CDS encoding bifunctional metallophosphatase/5'-nucleotidase; this encodes MTDQVTLLQMNDSHGYLELHPELFWAGDRAEYLMAGGYARIAALLDAVRDARPGRVLAFDCGDTIHGTYPAVQSGGEALVPVLNALGFDAMTAHWEFAYGPEQFRKVARGLDYPVLAVNCYDDSSGDLVFPPYTVCETDGLQVGVIGIAATIVDKVMPKSFSEGIHFTLGNEELPGYIARLRDEEGVDLIVVISHLGFPQEVKLVREVDGIDVLLSGHTHNRLFEPAVVNETIIIQSGCHGSFLGRLDLTVENRRVTKFDHDLIVVGEAIQPRPEIEEMIGKVMDPHRERLSRVVGETRTGLNRNTVLEATMDNLLLQALLDLTGADMAFSNGWRYGAPVPPGPVTVNDLWNIIPVNPQVSTVEITGRELRAMMEENLERTFARDPYDQMGGYMKRCMGVNLYCRLENAPGLRIQEFFAGGKRLDPDAVYQAAFVTSQGVPANYGENREVLDTSAIEALERYLALGPVSADLRGSVVAI
- the hypB gene encoding hydrogenase nickel incorporation protein HypB yields the protein MHHIDVHVEKDIYDVNNRIADANAGLLKKHGIRAFDLLGAIGSGKTATIERLVPLIRERGLRVGAIAGDVYGDDDFQRIVALGVPAYNANTGKECHLDAHLVEHAIEHLPLDDIDILFIENVGNMICPTDFRLGAEKRIVIISSTEGDDVVNKHPMMFRGSTIGVINKVDLAPFVGANLDRMERDMRRYNPEMQIFRTNMKTGEGIEELLDAILA
- a CDS encoding DUF2240 family protein is translated as MSVKIAVAAPFKHMRKDRLQRSEFVFYIAIDRKWMNKEQANQLLERARSEGLVEMDGGTIRLLFDVAEVSIPLGFKPTSDVLVKESPYEELIGRIATATGKPPQEIVAELHQVVDHFDGNLRVEAGVVVLAKKYRVAFEDKLDSLKREVVKRR
- a CDS encoding 30S ribosomal protein S6e; its protein translation is MVDFKIILSDPDTGRSYKIDATGPAAGALIGKRIGDEIDGGVFGLAGYTIKITGGTDRTGIPARRDLPGPARRRILLSEGVGFHPVMEGQRRRKSVRGNEISADFVQINAAVKQRGAKPLTEYFEEPKAAAE
- a CDS encoding C-GCAxxG-C-C family protein; the protein is MMKRPEEAVSRFMGGYNCAQAVSSVFAADLGVPEEVILRAATGFGGGIGHTGGACGAVSGAVLVLGLSFGSTGPAEKEAKDETYALVREFVTRFTIRNGAVSCTGLLGCDLSTDEGLARAREQNLARTTCPRYIRDAVEILEEILGPVTSGPARGR
- a CDS encoding histidinol phosphate phosphatase domain-containing protein — protein: MYDLHTHTILSDGELLPTELVRRAAVLGYDTIAITDHADASNLAHLVEAVGEVRDSAQCYDVDLLVGVELTHVPPSLIPGLARDAKRRGADIVVVHGETVMEPVAPGTNRAACTCDYVDVLGHPGLLSIEDALEAAKRGIALEITSRAGHNRTNGHVVQVAREAGCRLVVDSDTHAPSDLMSKDARWAVALGAGLTEAESREVLSQDIKRLLHL
- a CDS encoding 30S ribosomal protein S8e, translating into MQWQGRSVRKPTGGRYHTSQGKKRSEIGRAPAETHIGEERRKVIRTYGGNQKVRALRMDYATVADPATGETRKAKIEAVEANSANPNYVRRGLLTRGAVIRTDMGRARIVSRPGQDGVVNAVLLA
- a CDS encoding YhfC family intramembrane metalloprotease, whose protein sequence is MDPLVVATFAVVALLEIAIPLALGYWIVRRFGVPWRVFGLGALFFIAVQVVHTPLVLVTQGPLYRSLLPLGTTTTLAVIALYLGLLAGLFEEIGRYLVYRYYFRRRDIPLTRETGLQFGAGWGGVESIIVALLVLSSMLSYILLTGDGGIIPLPDDPAVMAQVEALRGLTPLDILPGLFERMMTITLHIAWSLMVLAAVVYDRKALLALAVLWHAAVDAAAVFLAQTQGILVTEAVIFVFAVAGLGYILMQWRRMGEQAAS
- a CDS encoding signal recognition particle subunit SRP19/SEC65 family protein; the protein is MSAERILYPCYFDATLQRREGRRVPKELGVKSPDLPAIEAVLRKMKVPYRLEGHHHPARWAEREGRIVAEWEGSKEDLIRRVAKRLGDRK
- a CDS encoding acyltransferase family protein; amino-acid sequence: MNAQYPGSGSGSAGAARFSNNFDFLRFVAAAAVIVTHAYSLTVGYPNMRLYDPVLLMGQAALATFFVISGYLIPISWESTASPLRFAWKRFLRIVPALVPAVFITLFVIGPLMTSLPPAEYYGALFSLEGVFSTPFFENGGVIGLFQENPVTYVNGSLWVIPVEVVMYGVVAVLGLAGLLRRRGAIIGLAAVNILLWMAWFDDPRMAKVRFTLYFLIGAYFSLHRQHITYRPLVAGILLVVLGLSVLTPHPPVAGVICIPYLVLYAAQIRVPLLNNFGRAGDFSYGMYVYHYPIQQALIQASGNTLSLPALCGLSFLLVLPLAFLSWHTIEKWALAAKNLDPRDLRRVFGLPEAVTDPGPARK
- the thiL gene encoding thiamine-phosphate kinase — translated: MDERGLHRLIGTIIAPERLEDDCAIIPCGDLLMVASTDMLHETTDFPAGMTDWQVGWMAVAVTLSDVASMGAAPGQVLLAVGLDRPERLAGIMVGARDCCAAAGAELVGGDLDAHRELTLVSTGLGTVAPEHLVRRRGARPGDVIAVTGPLGEAQAALVGYDRHRKELLEPQPRTKEGEILGRAGVSAMMDISDGLALSLYDLLAVNDCGFSVDTGRLPLPAGVPEDEARELALYGGGDFELLFSAPPDVLPVPGVEAHVIGEVIPERVVLADGEPLERRGYLHEWTG